From the genome of Papaver somniferum cultivar HN1 chromosome 2, ASM357369v1, whole genome shotgun sequence, one region includes:
- the LOC113347020 gene encoding serine/threonine-protein kinase haspin homolog, translating to MGTNGVVDIWSEIASTTINEEETPQQQPEVAVIYRRRRERSTDNDSHEIRGVFPQKHNRLNLAARKISWNRSLSIRGRTSIAISSPCVRYQPPLRQQKGVKRKPPIPRKKNVIPTNFEKEKAYFQEVDSFELLEESPSPKTFCTWEMGATQSDYLVLPKLNTRLGKWLVAKNLNFSCGPSSTLTNILKTPTMPLECINSEGPMISEEKTPERVARRLSLDLLPLQTSSSVIDKDSEKSKAEASTMVDEGCEEIQKSIERLSLTQRLSFLDDNQQDPFMSLLAACRQSAPSTLLDLFSQHCDPGSIEKIGEGTFGEAFMAGGRVCKIVPIDGDFKVNGEVQKRSSELLEEVLLSWALNSLKGQEGDLDNTCTTFIETIDVRVCQGVYDASLIKAWDDWDVTNKSANDHPKEFPEEQCYLVFVLAHGGKDLESFVLSDFEEAQSLLVQVAAALAVAEAAYEFEHRDLHWGNILLTHTQAESKKFVLEGRQMWARTFGLSVSIIDFTLSRINTGEAIHYLDLSNDPDLFKGPKGCKQSETYRQMREVTEECWEGSFPKTNVLWLQYLVDILLLKKSFSRTKNDERDLRSLKKRLGTCCSAKEAIADSSFSSLLLDHDI from the exons ATGG GCACCAATGGCGTCGTTGATATCTGGTCAGAAATTGCTTCAACTACTATAAATGAAGAAGAAACACCACAACAACAACCAGAAGTTGCAGTAATttacagaagaagaagagaaagaagtacTGATAACGACAGTCACGAAATAAG AGGGGTTTTCCCACAAAAGCATAATCGCTTGAATTTGGCAGCTCGGAAGATCAGTTGGAACCGTTCCCTTTCCATCAG AGGAAGAACTAGTATTGCCATCTCATCACCATGCGTACGTTATCAACCTCCATTGAGACAACAAAAGGGAGTCAAAAGGAAACCGCCCATCCCTAGA AAGAAGAATGTGATACCTACAAATTTTGAAAAGGAAAAGGCATACTTCCAAGAGGTTGACTCGTTTGAGTTGTTGGAGGAAAGTCCTTCACCTAAAACCTTCTGTACATGGGAAATGGGTGCTACCCAAAGTGATTACTTAGTTTTACCGAAATTAAACACCAGATTGGGCAAATGGCTAGTCGCAAAGAATCTGAATTTCAGTTGTGGACCTTCTAGCACGTTAACTAATATATTGAAGACTCCGACGATGCCATTGGAGTGTATCAACAGTGAAGGTCCCATGATATCAGAGGAGAAAACCCCAGAAAGGGTAGCTCGAAGACTCTCCTTGGATTTGCTTCCTCTACAGACCAGTTCAAGTGTCATCGACAAGGACTCAGAAAAGAGCAAAGCAGAAGCTTCGACTATGGTTGATGAAGGTTGTGAAGAAATACAAAAGTCAATTGAAAGGCTTTCTTTGACGCAACGATTGTCCTTTTTGGATGATAATCAGCAGGATCCATTTATGTCACTGCTAGCAGCTTGCAGGCAGTCCGCTCCTTCCACACTATTGGACTTGTTCTCTCAGCACTG CGACCCTGGCAGTATAGAGAAGATTGGTGAGGGAACATTTGGAGAAGCCTTCATGGCTGGTGGGAGAGTCTGCAAAATAGTGCCGATCGACGGTGATTTTAAAGTGAATGGGGAAGTACAAAAG AGATCCTCAGAATTGCTGGAGGAGGTATTGCTTTCCTGGGCTCTGAACAGTTTAAAAGGTCAAGAAGGCGATTTAGATAACACATGCACAACCTTCATAGAAACAATAGA TGTACGAGTTTGTCAAGGTGTATATGATGCTTCCCTCATAAAAGCATGGGATGATTGGGATGTAACAAATAAATCAGCAAACGACCACCCTAAAGAATTTCCAGAAGAACAG TGCTATCTTGTTTTTGTCCTAGCGCATGGTGGTAAAGACCTTGAAAGCTTTGTGCTCTCGGATTTTGAAGAAGCCCAGAGCTTATTGGTTCAG GTTGCAGCTGCCTTAGCTGTGGCAGAAGCTGCTTATGAATTTGAACATCGAGATCTCCACTG GGGAAATATCCTTTTAACTCATACGCAAGCTGAAAGTAAAAAATTTGTTCTCGAGGGAAGACAAATGTGGGCAAGAACGTTTGGATTGTCAGTATCAATAATTGATTTCACCCTTTCCAGAATCAATACCG GAGAAGCAATACATTATCTTGACCTATCTAACGATCCAGATCTGTTCAAGGGTCCTAAAGGTTGTAAGCAG TCAGAAACATATAGGCAGATGAGGGAGGTTACTGAAGAGTGCTGGGAAGGAAG CTTCCCCAAGACGAATGTGTTATGGCTGCAATACCTGGTTGACATTTTGCTGCTGAAGAAATCATTT AGTCGAACTAAAAATGATGAAAGGGATCTACGTTCACTGAAGAAACGACTAGGCACTTGCTGTTCTGCGAAAGAAGCAATAGCTGATTCATCCTTCAGCAGCTTGTTGCTTGACCATGACATTTAA